The sequence aagcatatataaattgcatactgtacaaaacaaaaaaactcaagATACAATTCTTGacatctatttatttttattggaaGTAATAGTCAATATGAAGAAATGACACAAATTTGAGTTTCACATGATTTCGAAGTCAATCAATATATAAGCCAGTTCCAACTTCCAGCCACTCTCAATCGACATAATATGTTTTGTGCACGAAGAAAATTCTCTCAGAATATATCGTTTGGAAAACCCTTAACAAGCATTACCTATAAATATTGTGGAAAATATTATAGCCTTGCTATAAAACAAGTCCAAAGTAATTTGTTTTAATCccacaaaacaataaaacacCAACACCTACAATTGAAGTTACAGAGAGCAATTTGTGGGAAAGAGCTCGATTGACCCCTTGCATGCATGTATCACTTCACTTGTGgatgaaaattttggattttggattgtTTATTCAAGAAGCAATGATACATATATACTAGCCCACACGAACAAGACATATAAACTTAAGCAATCTACTTGATACACAAATTCTTTATTAGGTCTTCAATAAGTTTCTCCACGTTGTTGTACGAAGTACGAGCCAGCTTCACAAACAGCATTCTGAGCCAATTTTGCGAACCTCTCCACAGACTTGGGAATGTGCTCACCTGCATGATCTTCCCTCAAATCCCTTACATCAGACTCAAACCCAATCTTCCAAACCTCATCACCAAATAACACAACAAATTATTCCAATGAAAAGTGAAATATAATATCAccagctagctagctagctagttcTGGTGTTGCAAATTTCGAATGTATTCGATCAGCTGCTCCAAGTTGTTGTGAGAAGATCCACCTTCGGCAACACTGTCACGAGCCAATTTCGAAATGGCATCCATGGAGCTCTGGATCTCCTCCCTTTTGGGTCCCATCAAAGTTTGAACCATGCTCTCAATGTTGGACCGGTCACAATTTTCATTCAATTGGAGACCAATCTTCCACTGCCGGCAAACAGTTCTGCTAATAATATAATGGTCCCCCAAATTCGGCCAACAGATCATGGGCAGCCCGGCCACAATGCTTTCAAGCGTCGAGTTCCACCCACTGTGGGTCAAAAACCCACCTACAGATTTGTGGGCTAGCACCTCCTCCTGCGAAACCCAATCCACTATGTACCCTCTTTCTTTCGTACCATTTTCCAGCTCCACGGGAATTTGGTGGTCCCCAGATGTGATGTCGGACCTCATGACCCACAAAAACGGGTGTCCACTGTTGACCAGACCGTACCAAAACTCTATCACCTGGGCACGTGTCAAGTGGACCAAAGTCCCGAAGCTGACGTAGATAACCGATTTGGACGGCTGGGAGTCGAGCCACGTCATGCAGTTTAGGTCGCTTTTCCAAAGAGAACCGTGGGATGCTAGACCTCGAGACATGTCACCTATTTGGGAGTTGAGGAGAGCGTGGAGTGGTCCAAGGGTGTAAATCTTGGGAAACATGAGGGCCATGTGGGAAATGCAAGGGGCATCGAGCTCATAAACTGTGTCGAGAATGAGAACCGAGGCTCGTTTTAGGGTTTGGGTCTCGTTGATAGCGAATTGAAGAGATGGGTGGTCAGCTTGTTTGACTCGGCAAAAACCTGGCAAGTCTTGGCGATGCAAAAGGCCTTCCATTCCGGGCACTCCCGTAATTTCCACATTCATGTCATCATCTGTTTAGAACTCACAAATCacataattattaattattttttaaaagcaagttaattaattatgacaGCTTTGTGGTGACGACTTCTAAAATATTGTATTACATGCGCGGGAGGATCTTGTTATAGAAACTTCAAAAATATTACATGTATCATTCCACCCCAACGTGTTACGTGTCAATTTATTAGTGTTTAtatttcaagttttatttatgttttctattaTCCAAAATCCATGTAAATAAGTTTCATAAGACAAATAATTGAAGTGATATGGAGGTCGTTCATATATATGGAGATGAATAAAATAAGAGGTGAAGTAGAGACTCTTACCTTGAAAAGGAAGCTGGCCATTCTCAATGAGCTTGGGGAGACAAAGACAAGTCCACAGGTAACGAGGACAAGGAACGTTAAAACTTAGAATGGGCAGCCCCAGCTCCTCCGCCACATCAAACGCAAAAGTCACGAGCCCATCTGTCATGATACAGCTCGGAGGCGGCACCAGAGCATCATTCGATTCGGCCTTAAGCGAAATGGTTTTGAGCAGCTCCCGGAAATGAGGCCTAATGGACGTCTTCAACGCAATCAACAACTGGCTATTCAGGGTACGGGGGTCATCCTCGGGGAGGCCATCGGAGATGGACTCGAAATGGAGGGTGGGGAAATGAGTCGAGAGGGCTTGGCGGTTGGCCAAGCGCTGGTGGTTGTGGTGAGTGTTGACATAGGTGACATGAAGGCCTGCATGGCAGAGAAGCTCGGCTAAGCATAGCAAGGGCTTCATGTGACCTTGGAGTGGGAAGGGAAAGATGACTACGTGAGGTTGCTTCATTGCCATTGGGTTAATATTTTAGCTAGGTTTTCTTGCTCTTAGGGCTTTCTTAATTGTAAGTTATATCAACCTATTACAGAAGGGGTGGTATATATAGAATCTGGAGATGGCATATAAAATTGTACGGCGTGGAAAATGTAAACATAAACTAAGTCATCGTGCATACGTACACTTATACTAATACTATACcttgaaataaaaacaactttaaaaataaaaaataaaaaataaaaataaaagggttcGAGGATGGTGGCCACCTCacatatgatatatataacgTGTACAACTATTTAACACATAATAAATTAGATACGAAAACTCATGGCACACaggcccaaaaacaaaacaagaaaaaagatactgtatctcagctatttttctcATCCAATGAAATTCAAGTTGactccgaaaaaaaaaaaaaaaaaaaaaggagagaaaactAAGAACCGAAGATTAGCTTATACAATGATGAATGATGAGATGCTGGCATTTATACAGCAAGGTTAcacaaaattgaagaaatgaCACAAAATTGAGTTTCACGTTGTTTCGAAGTCAATCGATATGTGAATAAGATCCAACCACTCTCAATCGacataatatttttctaaatgaaaaaaattatttcagaATATATCGTATCGAAAACCTTGAACCAACATTACCTATAAATATTgtggaaaatataaaatacaataGTATAAACACGCGAACATATGTAATGAGTAAAATAACAAAGGAATTAAGATATTCTTCCTTCAAGTTCACCTCTGtcaaaaacaagtctcaaTAATGTAATTGTTTTTGTCGTTTGCCAAAAGTCTCAATGCAACACATACAAGTTGGTCTTTGGAAATCTTCCACGCATTCATCTCCATCTAGAGAACTATGGAACTATCGAAACCGATTCTTTCTACATTATTCATACAATTAAGATCAATTACATAAGTCATGaaggaaaatttgaaagtAACATTCATTTCTTATTTGAACAAATCTTCTAATATAGTGAgttattcaattcaatttaatcTTCGATACCAAACATGAGCTatgaaatttatatatatgttacaaGCTTATTGATTATGAGGATGGAAATCCAAACCAACTATTTGATCCCAGCCTCATGgcattattgttgttgtttcgATCAATATACAAGGTTGGCTATCAAATGAGCTGGtattctcaaacaaaatgATGCATTGAACCTATTCCAAAGAAATGAATAATATATATCATGTGCAGCATTAATTTTCCATGGAGATCCAGCTATGTTTGGCAACTGGGAATTTGAAGAGAAtcttttaaattcttttttttttattcctcCACTAGATGAGGAAACATGGAATAAAAAAGACTCTAATTGCAAGTGGCAATTACTTTGGGGATCATGTTGTGAATGTGTAGTGTGTTTGCATGCTACTTTTGGTACGGTGGCTATTTGACCCTCAAGTTTAATCGCATTGATCGAAGcgataattttttatttataagagagagaagagggatGTAATTGATCATGGAGGATTATCggaatttttataaatttttttaatgaacaaCTCAAATATTGTCATggttacaaaacaaaaataatagtttttattattatttattttacctCTATTACTTTGAatacccctttttttttgttgctcaAATTTCTCTGCCTACCATTACTTTGGTACAAACACTTATTAGGGCTGATTAGAGATTAGGGCATGCATGTATGCATGAGGATATAATATATGCATGATAAATTAAGGGTGTTGTTAAacgaattttaaaattaattgaatatATCTTATGATCCAAGTACAgtctaatatttaaattaaaatataaaattaactaagtacactcGATTTAACTACTAAAAATACCTCTTGTATACTGTAATACACTCTATCAAACAACaccaaatttatttaagaACTGATTGCCGAACACTATCAGACCACCAAACTCATTCAAGAGCTGGCTGCCGAATAAAATgataatatagtaaataaaTAGAATCAAGAAAGACAAAGAACATCAACAAAACTTCAAATAGCATCGGCAATAAAacgtttatatatataaaagtccTTTTTGAGCCCAGAAACAAAAGTACATATTAGTATGGCAAGGAAACATTTTCTACTGAGACTTGAGAGAATAGGATAGAGAGCTTTCTCAAGCAATGACCATTTTGGACTcaaaaatttccttttaacTCCCAAATTCCTTTATAGTGTCTCTTTTCCAACCCTCAAAGTGGAAAATATTATCACTATCAGATAAGCTATCTCAATTATTCCCATCcagccaacaaagaaaagtcaCGCATCTCATACAAGATACACACAGTCGGTTCAGTCTTTCAAAATCTATCCTTTAGGTTAACCCAGCATTATTGAAACTTGGATGCCATTTCTCATCTTCATTTCTTTTCCCTCCAGAGAAGAGCTTATAACTTATCAAGGTTCTAGAAACTCTTCTTCTTTGGGACATAAGCATACCTAAATAGTTAAAAAGTTCATACCCTAGATAGATAAGCTCGAGTTTCAAAGACAATTTACTATATGGTCAGAATTGAATATGATGAGTAGAattgtacttattaaaattatatttattttacaattcaatatatatttttcggtCCTTTTATATTAtgataaattagtaattcaataaataatttggtaATATAGTgtattcaattaattttaaggttcgtTTAACAACACCCTAAATTAATTGCTCAAAGATCTCTTAAAACTGTCTGCAGGTCCACCTTCACTGACACCGAACCCAAAATCTCGTCCCTCCGATCTTCCATCAATGCCCTtaccatcttcttctccactGTTGATCTATAACATTTGTCCTTCATATCAACCCGAGTCTTCCATCTCCCAACCCATCTACTAATCACCGGCTGGTCCGCCAGTTGGGGCCAGCAAAACACCGGTACCCAAGGGTAGAGCTCAATCCACCCAAAGCTTCATGGGCTAGGacatcctttttctttgccAAGAATTTGGTCTTAGAGCTAACGAAACTCTAGTTCCCATTGGCAATGTGGCCCAACCCAACTGCAGGTGATCCAGACTTCCTAACATAGAAAAATAGTTATGGACTAGTAAATTGATGTGGACTTCCAAACAACAAAATAGTTATAGAATTTGTATGTCGAAGGGATAATATTATTCtgttatttttaatcaattacGTAATGTTGGCAGTAGACTCTAAAATTTTTCAGCAGAGGTGCAATTCTTAAAAGCTAAAAgcttataaaatttaaattttttaattaaaaaaaaagagaatcaaatattcttataatttaaacaatactaaTGTTTAAATTCCATGAGCAAGTTATCAATCAAAATACAAGTGCCTCTCTGCCTGGACTGGACTATAGTCTGGGAACATGAAGGGATGGATATGCTCGAGGCTGTTGGGGGAGCAGCGGTTTGTGACATGAAGAAGAGGGGAAGTTAATTAACAGGTTTTAATGAATCTGTAGATATATTGGGGAAGTTAATTAACTGTTGATGCAATTAACAAGAAAATCTACTGCTGTTGTGGCTGGGATGACTTCTCTTTTCCCTTTTACTGttttttctacttttatttatttgaaggaAGCCATGACAACAATTGGAACAAAATCAATGCAATCCTCAAGGTCTTCATTGTTTTGGTTCTAGAAAAAATCTCTTCGTTCAAACTAAACATAAAATCATATCCTATCCATCTATGTAGAACCCCGCCTCTCCCCCCAcctcgaaaaaaaaaaaggaagaaaaaaaaaaaataagaaaaactttTTGGTAGATTGAAGTCAAAGCCACTTCCCTGAAGTTAAAGTCCGGGATATGACAAATCAATTCGATGAATCATCTCTTATTTCGAAGAAGTGGTTCACCAGAAGCTCCTTGCAGCCTCATAGAGGACAAATCACAGCAGTGCTTCACTTGCTCATTTCATCGAACAGTTTCTGGTTCTTAACAGCCTATCTTTGTCTCAGTAGAGTCTTTCAGTGGCATGTTTCGGTCCTCTTCCCCATTACTTAGAAAAATGAGCCACCGGTTCAGGTACAAGATACTATCATTACCGCCTGGACAATTAGACATCTAACCAGTAATCGCAATGACCCAATTGCAAGAGCGGAGCTCTACCAACTGAGCTATATCCCTCGAACCATGAATTGTTTTATGATCCATCAATCAGATAGATGAATTTTAGAATTGTTCAAGAAACAAGTGATCCCTTTTCTCGATACCGATGGATCCTATACATATTCCTCTCGTTACATCAACTAATCTTAGTCTTGAATCCCGTTGAAGGGGGGAGgttgataaatatttttatgtatTCTTCTAATACcatatattttattactttatattttactcttttattttaaaaaacttccTATTATTTTGTGCATGAGCAGAGGTACAACTTCAGCAGCTTCTATGGAGTTTTCCGGCGACCGGAGGTGCAGGTGCACCTCTTTGCGCCTGCACAGGTCCGCCAGTGGTCATATGAAAAAGTTATCACGCATAACGAAACTTGAATAGTTGGGAATAGCAACAACGTGTTATTCATGTGatatacaaatttttttttccttacgAGAGCCTTTCATCGTAAATTGATATTTGCAATATGATAGACTAGGATATATGTAGCATGTCCTTGACACATAGTAGTTATATAGGATACTATTACCAAATAAGTCCTCGGAAGCTTTTTCTTGTTATGCCTAATGTNGGCCAAATCTACAAGCTAAAGGCCTAAAATCCAAGAGTAGCCTGGAGTTAGAAGAAGCTTTTCTTCGGTCCTCCATTTTTGTTTCAGCTTTTCACTTTAAGTTATGCTCTTTAGTCTTTTCCCTTTAACCAGAGAGATCTTATTTTACTATGCACAAAAGGGAAATcaatacaaaatgaaaaatgtatACATCACCCCACATAGGCACATACACAATACCTTCCTTAGGTGAAAGCTAGCTTTAATAAATAAAGGGTTCGTGACACAAATTGTTAAGAATATTTCTTCTAATATTCTAATATTCTAATATTCTAATATTACTtgtatataaattaattactattataaaataaatatttataaataaataaataaactaaccTTAATGAAGATAACAATACCGACAATGTACTAATAAAAGGGGATTGGAATATGACAAGgacaagtaacaaaaaaacgGAAAGCCaacagagaaagaaataaaacaatgACAGATTCCCGGAAAATGAAACAGGAGTCCAAGTATTTTCCCCACATTTTATTTGAGTTGGTTTGCTTTACTTACACACCCATTATTCTGGAAGTAGGCCATGCTCCTCCTCCATGTACCATGCCTATTGGCTGTGTTAAAATTCAGATATGGTTAGGTAAGTTTAGCCATATTTTGTTCTCTAGCTAGCACACTGCACACAGGACATGCCTCTTTCTTGATATTAACAGCAAATAGTCACAGACATTGCGAATatttggatttaattttgtagaTGCAAAGCTTAAGAATCTAATCATTGATCAAAGACTCGGCCTATCCACTTTGGATCATATTAGCACTATAGGCTTCATTTTATTTCGAGTAAAAACTAAGGATGTTATAAAGAGCATGAAAGCTACTAGAAATCTCTAATTCAATGTAGACAATAAGAATTGTTACAGTTTATGAATCAAATGTGCGTAAGTGATTACAAATTGTTAATCTTATATAAGAGCCCATATATATCAACGATTATAAATTAATCACAAACCCAATTGCGATAGTCCTAACGTTCTCACTGGATTATACAAAATGAAACAAAGCTTACTTTCTTTGTCTTTGCACTTGTTTGGAAAATTGTTATTTGCACCATAAATAGTTATCATTCACCCTCAtaaatgtgttttttcttaaaaatgtTTTTGTTCACCGCTCTTAATTAATGATGAGCAGTATCATCGCATCAATTGTCATCggataaatttaatttttgagaTTTGCGTACATTAAAAGACAATTAACGTCTTAGTGCTCACCGCTAATTCAGTGTTATGAGCAAAATATtatctttcttatttttagcTCTTTCGGATAATGCTCGATGATTTTTTGGGGGatgattttaatttaattaatttttggtaaaatttaTAGAGAAAAGACAAAGATTAAGTCAAAGTTAAGGAGCTCTCAAGTCCgaataaaaccaaaagaagGGAAGAAAAAGCCTTGTATTGGTTTAATCATAGGTCAGGCGCCTAAAGCCACAGCCCAGCTCCAATCAGAGCGGCCGCTGACGTAAGATACATAGAACTTTTCGGGCCCCACATCTCGTGGGGATCCGTGACAAAGAAAGAAGTCTCCTGGCTGGGACCCCAATAGCCACCTCCCCCTACAATGATGTGACCGCACTCATCATGTAGCCTCATACCTACACACACCTCAATGCATATCAGCCGTCCGATCAAAAACCGAAACGATCTCTGCACCGCACCACACACAAACACTCTGCCTCTGCCTCttgtctctttctctctttctctctctcggTCAGAGTCAGCAAAGCTCAGAGTGacagtgtgtgtgtgtgtgagcaTTGCAGATTGTCTGTGCTCCTCTGACTCATCGTCTTCTTCTCCGGTGAAAACCAAAACGCACTCACGAATTTCAAGAACAGCAGATTAAACCAGAACCCGAAGCGGCGTCGTTCTTGGTCTATGTGGCGgtaattcttttctttgcttaTAATCTACGTTGCTTCGCGCggcatttgttttttgttttgctttcgTTTGTTACGTTTCGGATCTATTTCGGGATCGGAGCGTTTCGGTAAATGCGTTTCTTCCATTGTTAAAGAAGCTCGTGTGAGAACTTGTTTGGCTAGCTGGCGCATTTGCATttgcatttttgtttatttgtgttCCGTTTGGTTGCCGAGAAAGTAGATGCTGAATAAAAGACAATGagttgtttttcttgaaatgTCATTGCTGTGTGTGAGGGGCTCATGATTGGAAACTTACGAACGTAAAAGGCTTTATCTTGATTCTTGTGCATTTTACATTTCTTCGTTTTCTATTCAgccaaacagaaaagaaaagcttgaagGTGTTAGCTTTTTGTTGTGTGATTGCTGCTTTCTTAGGGTTTTGTTGGATCTATGAGTTCTTGCTTTCAGTGTGATGATTTCTGTGGTTGCAAGACTGGATTGTTTAAGCTAtgtcataattttatttccttcTACATAGAtctattcttttctttttcttccatatGAGTTTGGTGACATCAGGACTTTACAAGTTGTCCCATTATTATTGAAAAGTGCAAAAAACTCTCTGTATTTGGTTACCTTAAATTTGGAATGTGATATCATTCTTCCCTGTTTACCATCTGCATTGGATTGTTTGATCAAATCCTGTGTTTTACAGCCCCCTGATTTGGAACTTATgtgattattttgattatcgtttttctttcttttcagaaTTTAAGGTTGGATAAGAGTGAGTGGGAAGTGAGAACAGATTTCCACACTGTGCTGGCAGCTAATATGTGAAAATGAAGCTCCAGAGCTACAATGCAATCTGATGCATGTCCAAGTAGTCGCTTTGTAGAACCTGCTGAGGACATGGGATCCAGAGTAGAGCTCAAAAATAGTTCAAAAGAGCAGAACAAGTCTACCATAGAGGACAAGGTTCAACAGCCCCAAATGAGTCGAAGAACAAAGCACCTAGAGAAGGTGAAAGTGAGAACTGGTGTTGGTTTGCCAGAGTATGATCTGCATCAGAAAGCAAGACAAGATGCAGATGATAGTGCCTTGGTCCAAGAAAAGTCTTTGCGAAATCGGTATAAGCAGAGTATGAAGGCGAATGCAGCTAAAGTTGATGAGCTTGTCAAGCACATGTCAAACTTGCCCGGTTATCTTCAGCGCCCTGAGAGAGGAGAGAACGTCAAAGAAAAGGCATTGAATGTTGGGGTTCTGGATTGGGCTCAGCTAGAAAAATGGAAGCACAAGCAGAAACATCCCCCAGAAAAAGGTAGCAATAGTTTATTGAGCAGTAGCCGAATTTCATCCTTGGAAAAGACTATTGGATCATCTAAATCGTCTGATCTGGTTCGCACTGGGACACAACATTCCTCGCGCTGTTCCAATCTTAAGTCATCTCAAAAGGAAGGCCTTTCTCAGGTTGCCAAACCATCTATCCAGAAAGATGTGCGCTTTCAAGACTCTAAAACTGCTTCGAAGAATGCCATTCATGGGCACAAAAAGATACCCTTCCCCTATGGGTCTCGTGGAAGAAACCACTCAGATATAATGGTTGATAAGGGAAAGGGAAAAGATTCAGGTCAGAAGATCACTTCAGAAATGGGAAATGCGGCAGCAAACTTGAAAAGTTATGGAGTCTCACTCGGTCAAAAGGAAGAGGTTAGCACTTGGGATGGTCAAGCTAAGAATACCAAGGAGTTGCAAGAATCAGATATCAAGAGGAAGAATATTGATCGAAGAATCATTTCGGAACATCAAGAGGGAGCTATGTCGTCTAACTTGGGAAGATATGATGTCTCACTCAGTTCAAAAGGAAAGGCAATTGCTTCCGATGGTAAAACTGAGAAAAGGATGGAGGAGTTGCAGAAACCAGATATCAATCTATGTCATCAACGTTTCCCTGTTGAGGAGAATACCACTGTTCTCTCTCCACAAAAGGAATTGCCCCAAAATGGCTTTACAGAGGTACTGGAGCTTTCAAAACCAAGAGCATCACGGGACGAGCGTGTGACAGAAGCTAAAGGGATTAGCTTCTCAGGTGGCTTCTCTACCAAGGAGATGGACTTTGCAGAACTCTGTTCTGAAGTTCCACACTCATGCCCACTGCCTTATGGAGTTGAGTTTAATAAAGTGTCAAACATGACGTCAAGTGGCTCAATCAACAGTAACAGTATGGGGCCTTCCTTTGTTCCGTCTCACTTGCGCTCATGCTCAAAAGGAACACAAGACCTGCTATATGAAGATAAATTtatagagaagaaaaattcaGAGAAAAAGCTTACCCGTTCAAGTTTTGATACTTCAAAAACATCAGATCAAGAAGAGCTGGCAACTAGAAATGGCAGAAACACAACTCCCAATCGCCGATTTAGCTTCAGCTTAGGTCGGCTTGGTAGAAGTTTCAGTTTTAAGGAAAGTTCAGATATTCCACAGTTAAGTTCCACATATGTGACAGCCAAATCAGGTCCTGTGAGATCTGGAACTTCTGATTGTCCAGATAATCCAAACAGAGAGAAGGCAAGTAGTTATAATAGAGCTAGGTCAAGCCCATTAAGAAGGTTACTAGACCCAATACTGAAGCACAAGGAGGCAAATCCACACCATTCTGTTGAAGCTATTAAACCCTTGAAAGCAAATTTTAATTCCTTTGTCCCCAGGCCAATCAATATCAGTGACTCGTTACAAGCTGCGAAGAGTGAGGCATCATGGGTTCAAGCTTTTTTGCAATTAACAATCAAGAACGGACTTCCtttgtttaaattttgggTTGACAACAACAGCAGCTGTCTTGCAGCAACCACGAAATACTTATCATCTGGAAAGGATGATGTAGTccaatattttacattttactCTGTTAATGAAATCAAGAGAAAAATTGGTGGCTGGATGAGCCAAGGAAGTAAAGCCAAAAGTTGTCGCTATGTTTACAACGTTGTTGGTCAAATGAAGGTTTCTAGCTCTGACTTCTCCAACGTTGACGGACAGAACTTCAGTAAGTATATGGTAAGAGAGTCTCTGTTGTATGGTGTTGAGCTAAGACAAGCAGATCAAGAATCACCAAAGCTCGTACCAACAAGGGAgcttgctgctgctgttgtcAAGATACCTAGCAAAGACTTGAGCCATGCTGAACAGCAGACTAACGAGGAAGTTCTGGAGAAGGGCTACGCCAAGTGTTCACCGGAGGATAGATGCTCTTACAGCTGGGAAGACAGTACTATAGTCATTCTTCCAGGTGGTGTCCATAGCTCACCAAACAAAGGAGAACCTTCACCACTAATTGACCGTTGGAAATCTGGTGGGTTATGTGATTGTGGAGGTTGGGATATTGGTTGTAAACTGCGTGTTCTCTCCAACCAGAACAAATCCTGTCAGAATCTGAAAGCATCCACATATTATCCTTTTTCCGATCATTTTGAACTTTTCGATGAGGTATTCATTTTTGGTTTCAGCTAAGCGCCGTCTCTACACCAGACAATTGGTGATGT comes from Prunus dulcis chromosome 6, ALMONDv2, whole genome shotgun sequence and encodes:
- the LOC117630527 gene encoding 7-deoxyloganetic acid glucosyltransferase-like — protein: MAMKQPHVVIFPFPLQGHMKPLLCLAELLCHAGLHVTYVNTHHNHQRLANRQALSTHFPTLHFESISDGLPEDDPRTLNSQLLIALKTSIRPHFRELLKTISLKAESNDALVPPPSCIMTDGLVTFAFDVAEELGLPILSFNVPCPRYLWTCLCLPKLIENGQLPFQDDDMNVEITGVPGMEGLLHRQDLPGFCRVKQADHPSLQFAINETQTLKRASVLILDTVYELDAPCISHMALMFPKIYTLGPLHALLNSQIGDMSRGLASHGSLWKSDLNCMTWLDSQPSKSVIYVSFGTLVHLTRAQVIEFWYGLVNSGHPFLWVMRSDITSGDHQIPVELENGTKERGYIVDWVSQEEVLAHKSVGGFLTHSGWNSTLESIVAGLPMICWPNLGDHYIISRTVCRQWKIGLQLNENCDRSNIESMVQTLMGPKREEIQSSMDAISKLARDSVAEGGSSHNNLEQLIEYIRNLQHQN
- the LOC117631194 gene encoding uncharacterized protein LOC117631194, translated to MQSDACPSSRFVEPAEDMGSRVELKNSSKEQNKSTIEDKVQQPQMSRRTKHLEKVKVRTGVGLPEYDLHQKARQDADDSALVQEKSLRNRYKQSMKANAAKVDELVKHMSNLPGYLQRPERGENVKEKALNVGVLDWAQLEKWKHKQKHPPEKGSNSLLSSSRISSLEKTIGSSKSSDLVRTGTQHSSRCSNLKSSQKEGLSQVAKPSIQKDVRFQDSKTASKNAIHGHKKIPFPYGSRGRNHSDIMVDKGKGKDSGQKITSEMGNAAANLKSYGVSLGQKEEVSTWDGQAKNTKELQESDIKRKNIDRRIISEHQEGAMSSNLGRYDVSLSSKGKAIASDGKTEKRMEELQKPDINLCHQRFPVEENTTVLSPQKELPQNGFTEVLELSKPRASRDERVTEAKGISFSGGFSTKEMDFAELCSEVPHSCPLPYGVEFNKVSNMTSSGSINSNSMGPSFVPSHLRSCSKGTQDLLYEDKFIEKKNSEKKLTRSSFDTSKTSDQEELATRNGRNTTPNRRFSFSLGRLGRSFSFKESSDIPQLSSTYVTAKSGPVRSGTSDCPDNPNREKASSYNRARSSPLRRLLDPILKHKEANPHHSVEAIKPLKANFNSFVPRPINISDSLQAAKSEASWVQAFLQLTIKNGLPLFKFWVDNNSSCLAATTKYLSSGKDDVVQYFTFYSVNEIKRKIGGWMSQGSKAKSCRYVYNVVGQMKVSSSDFSNVDGQNFSKYMVRESLLYGVELRQADQESPKLVPTRELAAAVVKIPSKDLSHAEQQTNEEVLEKGYAKCSPEDRCSYSWEDSTIVILPGGVHSSPNKGEPSPLIDRWKSGGLCDCGGWDIGCKLRVLSNQNKSCQNLKASTYYPFSDHFELFDEEGAQQNRPVFSLAPGKDGSYSIEYNTSLSLFQAFFVCVVVISSRKPSDLSEVSNRSEAKEPSLIGNNGIQVTGPAKYAPNPPLSPIGRV